A region of the Sminthopsis crassicaudata isolate SCR6 chromosome 6, ASM4859323v1, whole genome shotgun sequence genome:
TAATTAATtgagttatattttttaaataaaattaaattaaataattttaaaatcttttctaatctATCTTAacataagcatttttatttaaattcattctCTTGTAAAACCTTTAAGGGACTTCTCTTTGTTTCAGGCCAATGAATACACACCTCATGCTAGCAGTCTCTTACCTTAATCCTTTTTGTTTCAGGTTCTGCTATCACACCGCTGTTTTTGAGATCCAAATCTCCAATGCTCCTCGTCATTGCAAGCCTGCCATTGACATGAGGTTGTCCCAAACTGTTCCAAGCTACAAAGCCACCACATTTCTTGATCCTTTccatgaagaaaaatttaaaaactaatgaaAAGGGAAGGCAAATATTACTTCAATTAACTCTAAAAAAATTTACTGTTTGTCAAAGGTCATTCAACTTGGGAGGGAAACTTATTTAAATATGAAACTATTTTCCcccaaaacacaaacaaacaaaaaacaacaatccCAGAGCAATGGAGACAAtacctttctttttcatcttttctttctggaGTATGGTCTGTGGTCAGTTTTATGGGCTTTCCTTTTCTACATAAGAGAGCACGGCTATCCCCGACACTAGCTATAACCAATTCAATGCCATCTCGCAACAAAGCTACTGTTGCAGTGGTCCCAGAGATTAGCAAAGTACCTGCAAATATCACATAGAGAAGTATAAATTAGTGATAGTAACAATTttaaacaaacacacacatatgtgtatatatttttacatatacacatgtgttcatgtgtatatctacatatagatatatagtaacATTTTTGCTGAAAAAAGTTAGATAAGAAATAATTACCGAAATATAACATGCTAATTTATCTGgagctgtgcaaaaaaaaaaggttaaaaaatgaaaacatgcaTAGGCTAATGATTCAAGTAATAAGGTTTCATATAGCAAAgatgaaagaaattgaaataggaaaaaataaattgtaatttattattatgtattacaaTAAATTGTAATACATAACTATtacaatttattatctttcccttaAAGTTCTTATCTATTTAAATAAAGTGTGGCTAATTTGGGTTTCAAAAAATTCTAAGAGCTTGCATGTGGCTATAGgataaaaattaagacatttgGATGGGCAAGACCATTACAGATTCATTTAAGTTAAAAGCCTTTTCTCTAATATGTGGGGACCATTAAGATTCATACTGCCCATACCGCAGTTTGactctgttaaaatataaatagctATAACAGGTTAAGATGAAATGTACTAAAGAAGAGATTgacttttatttaacttttatcctATACCTACAGGCAAGCTCTTGGAATTTACTAAacctggtttcagacatttaatacttactagctatatgaccctgaacaagtcacttaatttaaatgttccacaaaaataaataaataaaaatactaattccTCAAATTTCTAGAGGGTCAGTGTTACTCCAAAGAAGATCCAGTACTATATTATCTAAAATACCTGTTGCTACCTTGCCCCAGGtttttgcaaaattataaatatcttcAGATCAAACACAATGATTAAATTCTATAGTCCTACTCCCTTTTAACTCaagctttattttcctttttccatttaatttactTCACTTTTATCAAAGTGTCAAGGGTTGCCTTGACtgtcagagagagaaatattggatttggtattaaaaaaattttaaatttcattgagCTTTATTATAAAGTAATTAGCTAAAGAATACAGgagctttaaaaattattcaagagATGACTTGATTTAATAGGAAAAGAGTAGGGATTGATTCAGAACTCTACATAATATGGGAATAAGTCACTGCTGGAAGGTTGGGAGGAGGACACTATTACATTGTTCTTGGGGAGGTGATGCATCACAATTATACTAGAAAGCAactggaattatgcaaataaatgaCTAATATTTCCAtatctttgacccagagattctatCAGTCTTCTACTTCAAAGAGGCCATTGATAAAAAGGCCATAccatattacatataaaaatattaatagcagtaCTTTTTATGGCAACAAAGAATTGTAATCAATgtagatgcccattgattggggaatggctaaacaaattataatacATAAACGTCATGTATATTACTATACAGAATGACAAATGTATGAATTATATAAAAAGCATCAGAAGAGGTATATAAACTAATACAGAGTcataaaaacattatatatagtgattataacaatgtaaatagaaataataatcataaaaaaaatgaagccaaaataaatcaaaaaaaaaaaaaaaaaaaaaaaacctatgctaAAAGCATATACAAGACCAGGAAGCAGCTAGCGGTTCTATGAATAGAGTaatggacctagaatcaggaagtcctgagttcaaatccagcctcagatattttgtagttgtgtaactgagcaagtcactcaacctctgaTTGCCTGATAAAATGgatccactggaaaaggaaagggcaacCCTCTtcactatctttgtcaagaaaacctcaaagggaGTTACAAAGGGTAAAACATGAATGAATCAACtgaacaaaagagaaattttcAAATAGCAGCCTTCAAATTTAAGTTGTATTTGTTTGCTGTTCTCTACCTGCAATGTGATTGAATcatcaaaatagaaattttacaaTACCTTCTACTAACAAATTAAAAGCCAGGCGAGTGCTTGAATGGCAAATTCAGATGCAGTCTGCCAAGGAAAATCTaatgcttcttttctttgtttaaagAAAACACAAGGCAATCACCTACACAAGTGATGGGCTTAGCCTAGAGAACTGAAGTTTCAGAACTAAATAACTAAATTTTATAGGCATactttctataaaaaaaaaagttcaaaagcaCTTCAGCTCTATATTTAGCAATATATTCTTAACATTGGCTAGGCAATTTCTTTAAGTCCTCTCAACTAACAGGTCAAATAGGATGTAGGAAACTAGAAACCACCAGATTCCTTTACTTGAGACAAAATTTAGCAGATCTCTTTCCACTAAAGTCCAACTTACAAGTATTCATGGAGTATAAGTCCAAGTTCCTTGCTACAAATAACAAGAACAGAGGAAAACAGGAAATTCACTCAAGAATTTTggtaaaagaattaaaatataaagaagaaggttttttgtttgttatcctttttttttaaactttggtgAAATATTACTATCCAAGTTATATTTCAGGAAATTCCAAACACAtgattaaaatgctttatttggcTAGATCTAGGGATATTTTGTGGTCCAGTGGATTTTTCCAATCAACCTATAGTACAGAGAGTACTCTTAGCTTGTAGTGTCTTCAAAGGGAAGGAAACATAAAACAAATATGTATGAACAAATTGCTTTAGTGGACTTCTCAGTGTGTTTGATCAACCAATTCGTTTGACATTGATGAATAGGTTGTAGGTACCACATTTACTATTCTAGAAGATATTTAAAAGTAGTATTTGTTAAAGCTTAGTTATTtctaattattcatattttcatttgcatATTTGGTGATGTGCCATACACAACTGGTTGCCAGGACTATCCTATTTTGTTCTACTGGCTCCCATCATGATGAGCCATCACAGAATGCCTTAAATTGAGGCTGTATAGTTATAAGCTTACACATCTACATGAGTACCTGACATCTGATAAGTGTcatctcttaaaaatatttttaagataataatcttgaagtttttttcccaaagctcaaaaatatttcaagttattatttttataaaactaaacACTTTTACTAGGGTTTGCTCCAAATGAACTTCTTTAGTTGTTCTAATTTTCTGCTTAGCACAGTAGACAAAAACATTGGCTCTAGAGTCAGACAAAAACATTGGCTCTAGAGTCAGACGCCAGAATTCAGATTTTGTTTATGCTACCACCTTGTGCCTTTGTGCACCCTATTTCCCTGGCCTCAATGAcctcataagtaaaatgaaagattggAGTAGATTACTTCTAAAATTCTTCCAGCCCTAGATCTATCACCTATTATAAGTTCAGCACTGTTATTTAATGATCATGATACAAAGTTACATgcccttccaaatattttattccaaaatGTTGAGCTGTTTTCAGAATGGTCTGTTACACATGCCCTATTATTATACACATGCCCAAACACAAGTGTTTTAAATTAAGCCAATTAATTAtccatcttttttaaaattactaacaAAGAGTCAAACAGAATTTAGTCctcagttcttttccttttggcTCAGAAGGAAGCCAATAACTAGATAATCAGGTCTTGAAAAAAAATGCAGTCTTCAGTGTCTCTGTGCATTCTGATAAGAAAACTTTCATCagaaagaaaatatctcattCTCATCACAAACAAATCTAAACTATAGAATTTTGATATTTATCAGTGAAGTAGCCCTGAGAGTAAGAAGAAATCTGTGTCCCAGTCCTGAcattgttaattctttttttgaatgccctcctcattttttaaatgaagataatcCAACCTCATCCACTTCCTCAGGATActgggaaaatgaaaatttgagtAACAGACTTTAAACTCCTCAAAAGAAAGTAGTTAATCCAAATACAGAATATCAATTCTCaaaacactattttttaaaagtattgcaGCTTAACTTTATGCCTTCTTAATTTCAAAAACACCATTTTTCTTGTTAGTACAAAATACTCTGCCAACTCTGATATGAATGTCCATTATAGAGTTTCCTTATCCTAAAAGGCTTAAATTTGAGTACACTGTCCTTCAGTATGTCCTTATACACTGATGGGAGCAACCAAGTAAATGAAAAAGGCCGTGTCTGGCAATTGATCTAGTAGTTTAGACTTTTAggcaaaaaataatttctccaatGAGGAACAAACTTTACTGTCTAACAACTTGTTTTAACAAAGTAAATccctacttgccatctagagagggagtgggaggaaaggaggggaaaatttggaacaaaaggttttccaagggtcaatggtgaaaaattaaccatgcatatattttgaaaataaaaagctttaatttgaaaaaaaaaaaaaaacccaaataaataaataaataaatctcttcAGGACAATTTTTAAACCCAGTACAAATAATCTGTTGGCTTAGATCTCAACGAATGCTGAAAATGGTTCTTCCATTACATTAAAACCAATTCCTACTTAAAAGtccatttcaaaattaaaatagcaaaattttttaaaaagtggttttcTGGTCCTTATACATCTCCACACTCCTGTAGAAATCTAGATGATTTACTTACCATCAGCAGATAGGTGTGCTTGCCTTGCAAATGCTTTATCTATTTCTAGGAAAGCGCTGGTCAATACAGTTTCCAAGTTCTTATCCTTAGTAAGGAAAtccctttgtttaaaaaaaaagccaaaaatcaAATATGATCATTTTACAGTTTTTGATAgtactatttattatatttagctaaacaaataactattttttaataTCACCACCAATTACAATTATCTAGTGCTATACTTTTCAAGACACTTTCATATTCACaattcattttatcctcccaacaatcatgtaaaattaatgaaaatgtcTTACCATGAAGCTATGTAAGTAGACAATGGAGTATACAACTTTATATTACAGTAGCCAAAGAACATGCTAACCATAAGCAGTGTGATAGACAAAGAGCTCtaaagaatctgagttcaaatattgcttctCCTACTTATTACCTCTGTATTTTGGGCCAGCCACTTGCCCTTTGTGGACCTCATATTTGTCTCATCTGTAATAAGAAGGGATTACTAAGATGCCCTCTAAGCATTTTTTTGGTTTACAGATTTATGACCCAACTGAtatacattcatttattaataagGTATTCACCTAGatgtatttcccttttttattcagAGCTAGTAACAGTGCTTTCTCAAAGATAACTAGATTAGTAAAATGACTTATTAGGATTCCAGTGGCCACATTTAAGGAAATCTCTCTACCATTAATATCATCACACAATAGTGGTATTAGAATATTTGAAATCTACTCCTTACAATTCAAAGCTATATAAGCCATTTGAAATGGATACAAATAAAGCACCATGAATCCTGACCAATATTTACAATAAAGGTAAAGCTCAAGTGAGTATTTCTAAAATTCTCATTAAAAACCAGACAATAAAGCTTagttccaaaaggaaaaaatatatataaattttcactCAAGAAGTAGCATTCTATACACATAATCAAATATAATTGCTGTGACTTCGTCACTTTGCTACAAAGTAGAGTTTtatggaggggagagaggaagattgCAGTTATGGGAAAGTGACAGaattgtagaggaaaaaaaaatcaataatttttttttaaagaagataatggCAGCTGCTTTTTCTATCTTCAGCCATAGACTGACAAGAGGCaacttttactattttttattgcAAGTACTTTTACACAGAACAGTATcagtatttaattaaaaaaaaaaaagctttacaaatatctccaatCTGAATCAAGCCTAAAAGGGCCTTAACTACATTACCACCAGATaccagaaagaaaactgatgtacatacataatatatttttccatatgtgTGTGACAGAAGTCAGCAGCTGCAGATCCACCATGTCCATCATATACTGCAAAGTACAGGACTTCATCTGTCAACTGGGCAAAGTCAAATCGGTCCTCATTTTCTTTCCGTTTTCCAATCTGAGAGGAGCAGCCCACATTTTCCAGGCTAATTTTGGGAATTGGCTTTCCATACTTGATACTTGGTGGGAGAAGAATTGGCTCATCAATTCGGTTATCCCAGATCCCAAAAGTGTCCCATGTAGCTGGACGCCCACTGCCGTCTGGATCAAATCTAGAAGATCTTCGCTCAGAGGTGGAGCTATGGCAAGTGGAGGTCACTCTTTTGTCATCCTGCAGCAGGCGTGATGTCAACAAAGCTCTCCTTCTCACCTGGTACCCTCCACTTCTAACTAAAGTAATTAGAGCAGCTGTTGACATAACTTGATTCCAAAGAACTTGGTGGCAAAGGAAAAACCAATGGAATGTCTTCAAGAAAAATGATACAACTAggcaaggaagagagaaatgtaCATTATAAGAATTATAAGTtgtaattcaacaagcatttattaagaacttatgtGCCAGGTGATATAGTCCTTGCCTCAAGTAGTTTAATTTTACTGGTGGGGAGCAAGGTTTAACacgtatataaataaataacttttggGTAGAGGAAGGCACTAATAACTGAACAATCAGGAAAGAATTTGTGTAAGAaataacatttgaactcagacttgaAACTAGAGATTCCAAGATCACTCCAAGCAAGGGGGTTACTTGTTCCTCCCACTCtactcctctttcttccttattctttgtCATGAAGTTTGGAACAATGggtaaggggaaagggggaagggggaaggatacCCTAAAAAATGGACATGGTATGAAAACAAATGATAATATAGGGAATGatcttgttattttatttatatggggAATTTTTCTCATTCCTGAATTCCctgtatcaataaaaaaaaaatcaaaaaaaatttttaaaatctaccaGATATGGGGTTTTCTCTACAACTTAAGAAAGAGCTTTGTGGAGTTGCCTAAGGCACTAAGAGAATTATGTGACATGCCcatgtagatatatattttttaaaaacctagaccaaaaaagaaaaagaaaaaagaaatctcctGAAGTCTCCAATTTTTATGTTGCATCTTAgctataacaatatttttattaatcattCAGAATACAGAAACTtgagcattttttttaacttttccccttGTTTTAGGTTTGCATGACttttttgggtgtagctggttttgaGGAATAGTTGCACAAAGGAAACTACCTAGACAGAATCCAACTTACAAATAATTCATCTATACAGATGATCATCATCCTCATTCCTTGCAGCTGGAACAATTCCTTTTTAACAACCATTACCACTAGAACTCAAAGCATAGCCACTACCATTGTTCCAGTGTGGGAGGAAGGAAAACCCCATTCCTACTTGGAAAAAGATAAGTTCCCGGTATTCTTGAGTACCAACTGACTTTCCTTATAGAAGTAAGGTTTTAAATGATAGCTAATTTCTACAGTAATTTAActaccatttttatttaaaattatatttattctctgGAAAAACTAGGAGATTGAAGATAAGAAAGAGTAGGAATTGTGGAGGGTGCAATTTACTGGAAATCAACAGAAGATGAGAAAGTGGTTAGCTTGGGTAAGGAGAAAAACCATCTCATCATCAAAGACAAGAATGAAGGAGTAAATCATTTGAGATTTCTGAATGACAAAGGAAATGGATAGCCtcgtgttttgttttgttgttttttttttcagtgaatacaagtacaaaaaaaTGGAACAATGCCTACTtgcaagaaacttacattctaatgaggaacaCAGTTATtcagttttgtgtttgtttttttttcagttctgccAAAATTAAAAGTATACCCTGCATACTTttgttgttttatgttttatagaGAGTCAATTGTTAAACTTTTACTATTCCCCAAGGTTCCATGCTGggccttctttttttccttgtatttcaAGTGTGTAGAAAGTGAGACTCAGAAGAATCTGATGGATGGATAGAATATTTGCAGATTGATACCTGAACCCTTCTACAAAGCTATTTTAATCTGTTGTTCTTTATCAGTTAGAACCAGATACTATCACTGAAAAATGTTACATATTTTCCTTAAGTAATACATCCAAATCCAATCagcaagtttttgttttgttttgctgaggcaattgggattacaggacttatccagggtcacacagccaggaagagttaagtgtctgaggtcctcctgacttcaaggctggtgctctatccactgcgccatctagctgccccaaatcatCAAGTATTTTATTGCCTGATCCCCAACCTTCCCTCCCCACACACTATATGCTCAGCAATGTGCTAgggaaattaaagaagaaatactCACACTCGAATATAACAGATTTCCTTTCCTCAAATACCTTACTGTCAAGGTAACCCATAAAAGAATGAACAGACTGAAAAGAATAATCTTCTCAATGACAACTGAGAGGAAAAAACATCTTTGCATCAAATATCTCTGATCAAATTCTGGTTATCttacacatatatgcaaatgtCATATGTCATATGCATCAGGTCAAATGCAGAAGATCACTCCCTAAAAGATATGGTAAAAGTATCTGAACAAGTTctaaaaagaataggaaaatgaaaaatgcccCAAATAATTATAAggcaaatgcaaattaaaataattttatagattcACCTCTTACCTACCAAATTGAGTGAGAGTAAATTGAAAGTAAGTATCAATATTGGAATGGTGTCAGTGTGACCAAATTGTGATTGCCATACAATTCCATAATGTCTGATTTATCACTCTCTATATTTTTACAACATACAAAAAAGCATTCTtgctatttgggatttttttataACTTCAAATGGCATGAATCCTCagtgaaaatgaataaattattatcaCTTGGACTAGAATGTATACATGAATCCAGTGTAAATTAGCAAGTATATATTAATACATGCACATATTTacagataaatatgtatatatacagataaatatgtatatatacccatCTATATGTGGAAAGATTGACAGATatgcacaaatatacacacataaatgatcatgaatatacatatttacatatatatgcattttgtatgtatatattgtctgaggaaaattataaattctttcaaCATAAGTTCTAttgttttctcccctccctcagaAGCACCCTTAAGACCATTTATTTCTCTTGACAATTAAAACAACTAACGTAGAGATAAAGGGAAACCTGAGAACTGCTTTCTTTATCTTTAATGCTGGAACCTCAAATGACTCATTTGCAAGTTTTACTTTAtattagatcaggggttctcaaactacggcctgtgggccagattcggcctgctgaggacatttacgggccagccaggttatggcaaatggactgagagGCGGagactatagtccggccctcccacagtctgagggacagcgaACTGGCCCCCATTTTAAAAGTAGAGGACCACTATAGTAGAGGATCTGAGACTACAGCCCTGTGCATAGTTCAAGTAGCTGGTAGACTTCTAACTGAAGATACACACCAAAAAATCTCTAGCTCTTCCCAGTTCTCTTCAAAGAACGTCTTTCAGTAAAATTCATTAAGATATGAAAAGGTACCCGGCCTGTTTCCTTCTATTCTGATtctggaggaaagaatgaagCTGCTGATTTTGCAAAACTGTTTCATCTAAATTCCAAGTCaagatgcttttctttctttgaaactaAAGAATGAACGATATAAACTACTCTCATGAACTTTTGAAATAAGTCCAAAAGGTAGCTTTGGGAGCTTTTAGACAGTTTAAAGCATAACTGCTTACCCTTTCTTGAGATCACTCCTCCAATACTAAAAGGATGAAACGGGTACATAGTTATTATAATATCTAGAACCTTCATCGCTATGGAAAGGCTTGGAGAGTTACTATCTAGAATTACCAAGTCAAggatatgaattttttaaaaaatccattataaaaaagggaaaaagaatcaCTTGATAAATTTCCCAAAGCATTAAAGTTTCTCttatattttaagataaaatgtTGACCAAGGCTTAAGGTCAAATACCTTCTTCAACAGGTCCCAGTTTGCATGCTGGAAAAGGGGAAATGGTTTTGTTGCCAaaattacacaaaaattgacATGAATATATTTCTTAGTATTTTTCTCAGTTCAATGAATTAAAGTTAtcctaacttttttagttgtcCTTTGACACATTCTTGGGAAATGATCAACTAAATTGCCTAATCCCTATGTAACCCACCCCAAAGTACACAATTGACTGAGTGTCCCTggacctgttttctcatctataatgtGATGGGGGACGGATCGGAGGGTCTTTGAGGTTACTTTCCAGCTCCACATCCCTTGAATGGGCTTGTTTGGACCGTCTGAGGTTCAGCTACAAAGAAGGGTTCTGGGGAGATGCGGTGagggagatgggggtggg
Encoded here:
- the PPM1K gene encoding protein phosphatase Mn(2+)-dependent 1K; translated protein: MSTAALITLVRSGGYQVRRRALLTSRLLQDDKRVTSTCHSSTSERRSSRFDPDGSGRPATWDTFGIWDNRIDEPILLPPSIKYGKPIPKISLENVGCSSQIGKRKENEDRFDFAQLTDEVLYFAVYDGHGGSAAADFCHTHMEKYIMDFLTKDKNLETVLTSAFLEIDKAFARQAHLSADGTLLISGTTATVALLRDGIELVIASVGDSRALLCRKGKPIKLTTDHTPERKDEKERIKKCGGFVAWNSLGQPHVNGRLAMTRSIGDLDLKNSGVIAEPETKRIKLQHADDSFLVLTTDGINFMVNSQEICDFVNQCHDPNEAAHVVTEQAIQYGTEDNSTAVVVPFGAWGKYKNSDVGFSFSRSFASSGRWA